A stretch of the Musa acuminata AAA Group cultivar baxijiao chromosome BXJ2-7, Cavendish_Baxijiao_AAA, whole genome shotgun sequence genome encodes the following:
- the LOC103992908 gene encoding pentatricopeptide repeat-containing protein At4g21300: protein MVHFKLENKMLPSSIEFRLPLKKILQFSPLATCSRRLCGCTSENLSLRKFYATERFVSCLQACTDIRLLRKIHARIFTHGLVDNSYLQSKLLNCYAKFGGLAESRWVFHKTVNKNIALWNSAIVSYFRAGHFEEVLMLYLNIKYKGIDVASSAINFGLKSCMELMNIEFGRSVHVDAFKVGLNDDRFIGSSLIALYLKFGSIKDAERAFIEIIDKDVVVYTAMVTGYAEFTDFNARGAFEIVTVMHREGLNANRVTLVSLLQAAGQLRELEQGRSVHCYALRRGIGVSDEVLLTSLVDMYAKCGAISIAASVLRQTKKKTVASWNALIARLSQLGQSSEALKYFCLMMQDNNLFPDSITLANVLSACSNWNLVQHTTSLHAYIMRRNIQLDEVLTTTLIELYSKCHKMKRARILFDHLICRDTIVYNVMISGYLHNGLVEEAINMFSDMIREAARPNFATVVSLLSAFADVGDARKGRWVHGIVIRYGLELDLDVSNLIMHMYAKCGQIENAKMIFNLITDKDLVSWTVMMMGYVNIGLADEATAMFQKMQRTGEEPDSPVIVTLLQAHAQLGSSEPVQEIHGYIYRTCLVEDIATMNSLILTYAKCGRVDVAEAVFKGMTRPELASWNTMIAAYGIHGYCTQVLEMFSQMQRENLKPDELTFSSVLSACSHAGLVEEGWRIFSSMNSDYLVAPQEEHYNCMVDLLGRAGQLEEAYNLVKCSPLRDRASAMCTLLAACKVHKNTKLGELIGQELLDLEPQVSGTYALMSNVYAQSGNWNEAAKVWTTARQRGLAKIPGYSLVELNECACGD, encoded by the coding sequence ATGGTCCATTTTAAATTAGAAAACAAAATGCTGCCTTCTTCTATTGAGTTCAGATTACCACTGAAAAAGATTCTCCAGTTCTCACCCCTTGCGACTTGTTCAAGGAGACTATGTGGATGTACTAGTGAAAATTTGTCATTGCGCAAGTTCTATGCGACAGAGAGGTTCGTGTCTTGTCTGCAAGCATGCACGGATATCAGATTGCTAAGAAAGATTCATGCTCGCATTTTCACTCATGGACTTGTAGATAACAGTTATCTTCAATCCAAGCTCTTGAATTGTTATGCTAAGTTTGGTGGTTTAGCTGAATCTAGATGGGTATTCCATAAGACTGTGAACAAAAATATTGCTCTTTGGAATTCTGCTATTGTTAGCTACTTTAGAGCTGGCCATTTTGAGGAAGTTCTTATGTTGTATTTAAATATAAAGTATAAAGGAATTGATGTTGCTAGTTCAGCTATTAATTTTGGTTTAAAGAGTTGTATGGAACTCATGAACATAGAGTTTGGAAGATCTGTCCATGTAGATGCCTTCAAGGTTGGTCTAAATGATGATAGGTTTATTGGTTCTTCACTAATTGCTTTATACTTGAAATTTGGAAGTATCAAGGATGCAGAACGAGCATTTATAGAGATCATAGATAAGGATGTTGTTGTTTATACAGCAATGGTTACTGGATATGCAGAATTTACTGATTTCAATGCACGGGGGGCATTTGAAATTGTTACTGTCATGCACAGGGAAGGGCTAAATGCAAACAGGGTGACCCTTGTGAGCTTGCTTCAGGCAGCAGGGCAGTTACGAGAACTTGAACAGGGCCGTTCAGTCCATTGCTATGCCCTCAGGAGAGGGATTGGTGTCTCAGATGAGGTCCTGCTGACCAGTCTCGTGGATATGTATGCTAAATGTGGTGCCATTTCCATAGCAGCTTCTGTTCTTAGGCAAACGAAGAAAAAGACTGTTGCATCATGGAATGCACTGATAGCTAGGCTTAGTCAACTTGGGCAGAGTTCTGAAGCTTTAAAATATTTCTGTCTTATGATGCAAGACAATAATCTTTTTCCAGATTCCATCACCTTGGCAAATGTGCTGTCAGCTTGTTCTAATTGGAATCTGGTGCAGCACACCACAAGTCTTCATGCCTACATAATGAGAAGAAATATTCAACTTGATGAAGTTCTGACCACCACTCTCATTGAGCTGTACTCCAAGTGCCATAAAATGAAAAGAGCAAGGATATTGTTTGATCATCTGATCTGCAGAGATACAATAGTGTACAATGTCATGATTTCTGGTTATCTCCACAATGGGTTAGTTGAAGAGGCTATTAACATGTTCAGCGATATGATTAGGGAAGCTGCAAGACCAAACTTTGCAACAGTGGTGAGTCTATTATCAGCATTTGCTGATGTGGGAGATGCAAGAAAAGGCAGGTGGGTTCATGGTATTGTGATCAGATATGGACTTGAATTAGATTTAGATGTTTCCAATTTGATCATGCACATGTATGCAAAGTGTGGGCAAATTGAGAATGCGAAGATGATTTTCAATTTGATAACAGATAAAGACTTGGTTTCATGGACGGTGATGATGATGGGTTATGTAAATATTGGTCTTGCTGATGAAGCTACTGCAATGTTTCAGAAAATGCAGAGAACAGGTGAAGAGCCTGATTCACCTGTCATTGTAACTCTACTTCAGGCACATGCTCAACTGGGTAGTTCAGAACCAGTTCAAGAAATTCATGGGTATATTTACAGAACTTGTCTGGTAGAAGATATTGCCACCATGAATTCTCTGATACTTACATATGCAAAGTGTGGAAGAGTAGATGTTGCAGAAGCTGTATTTAAAGGTATGACAAGACCTGAACTGGCATCATGGAATACGATGATTGCTGCATATGGCATTCATGGCTACTGTACACAAGTGCTTGAGATGTTTAGTCAAATGCAAAGGGAAAATTTGAAGCCGGATGAGTTGACATTCAGTTCTGTGCTTTCAGCTTGCAGCCATGCTGGGCTGGTTGAAGAGGGTTGGCGCATCTTTAGTTCCATGAATTCAGATTATTTGGTTGCCCCACAAGAAGAGCATTACAACTGCATGGTTGATTTACTTGGTCGAGCAGGTCAACTTGAAGAAGCATACAATTTGGTGAAGTGCTCTCCATTAAGAGACAGGGCCAGTGCAATGTGCACTCTACTTGCTGCTTGCAAGGTCCATAAGAACACAAAACTAGGGGAACTGATTGGGCAGGAACTCCTAGACCTAGAGCCCCAGGTGTCAGGTACTTATGCTCTCATGTCAAATGTATATGCTCAGTCTGGTAACTGGAATGAAGCTGCAAAAGTGTGGACTACAGCTAGACAAAGAGGATTGGCGAAGATACCTGGCTATAGCTTGGTTGAACTGAATGAGTGTGCTTGTGGCGATTGA
- the LOC103992909 gene encoding uncharacterized protein LOC103992909 isoform X1 translates to MRTSTLIARSASSSFRSAIRSKRPFPSLSPSFLAFTASAPLRSLGLGLRGPNPSFCKPFSSQWSSAAEAAEDPADSSDDTVEELLNRGEDRIHQLMKMERRSEPEGGSHRGRWFPYRDLFKSGNAALGSREVIAALDPYILDARKERIRRAVENRSYSVCLVVEGLTDFGNVSAAFRSADALGIQSVHVISKDSRKRYRDNRHVSMGAEKWLDIELWNSPTDCFIALKNRGYRIVATHLGIHAASIYEMDWSLPVAIVVGNEHMGITEEALQLSDMHCSIPMKGMVDSFNVSVAAGILMHHAVCDRISRLYYLQGCHGDLTSEESQILQAEFYLRHRETTIGIVHEYAKRMEGLLGKK, encoded by the exons ATGAGAACCTCAACCCTAATAGCTCGCTCCGCTTCCTCCTCCTTCCGCTCCGCCATACGGTCCAAGCGGCCATTCCCTTCCCTGAGTCCCTCCTTTCTCGCCTTCACCGCCTCTGCTCCTCTCCGCTCTCTGGGGTTAGGCCTTCGTGGACCCAATCCGTCCTTCTGCAAACCCTTCTCCTCCCAATGGTCCTCAGCTGCCGAGGCCGCCGAGGACCCCGCTGACTCCTCGGACGACACCGTCGAGGAGTTGCTTAACCGAGGAGAGGACCGCATCCACCAGCTGATGAAGATGGAACGAAGGTCCGAACCCGAGGGCGGCAGCCACCGCGGCCGGTGGTTCCCTTACCGCGACCTCTTCAAATCCGGGAACGCGGCACTCGGGAGCCGCGAGGTGATAGCGGCGCTTGACCCCTACATCCTGGACGCTAGGAAGGAGAGGATCCGTAGGGCGGTTGAGAACCGGAGCTATTCCGTGTGCTTGGTGGTCGAAGGGCTTACGGATTTTGGGAACGTCTCGGCGGCGTTCCGGTCGGCGGATGCGCTTGGAATCCAGTCGGTTCATGTTATTTCAAAGGACAGCAGGAAAAG GTATCGAGACAATCGCCATGTTAGCATGGGTGCTGAGAAATGGTTGGACATTGAGCTCTGGAATTCACCTACGGATTGCTTTATAGCTTTGAAAAATCGTGGTTATCGAATTGTGGCAACTCATTTGGGGATTCATGCG GCTTCCATCTATGAGATGGATTGGTCACTTCCAGTCGCAATAGTTGTTGGAAATGAACACAT GGGTATAACTGAAGAGGCTTTGCAGCTATCTGACATGCACTGTAGCATTCCAATGAAAGGAATGGTTGATTCTTTCAATGTTTCAGTTGCAGCAGGCATACTCATGCACCATGCTGTTTGTGATAGAATTTCTCGTCTG TACTACCTGCAGGGTTGCCATGGGGATTTGACATCTGAGGAAAGTCAGATTCTGCAAGCAGAATTTTATTTGCGCCACAGAGAAACTACCATTGGGATTGTTCATGAGTATGCAAAAAGGATGGAAGGGCTCCTAGGCAAGAAATGA
- the LOC103992909 gene encoding uncharacterized protein LOC103992909 isoform X2 gives MRTSTLIARSASSSFRSAIRSKRPFPSLSPSFLAFTASAPLRSLGLGLRGPNPSFCKPFSSQWSSAAEAAEDPADSSDDTVEELLNRGEDRIHQLMKMERRSEPEGGSHRGRWFPYRDLFKSGNAALGSREVIAALDPYILDARKERIRRAVENRSYSVCLVVEGLTDFGNVSAAFRSADALGIQSVHVISKDSRKRYRDNRHVSMGAEKWLDIELWNSPTDCFIALKNRGYRIVATHLGIHAASIYEMDWSLPVAIVVGNEHMGITEEALQLSDMHCSIPMKGMVDSFNVSVAAGILMHHAVCDRISRLGCHGDLTSEESQILQAEFYLRHRETTIGIVHEYAKRMEGLLGKK, from the exons ATGAGAACCTCAACCCTAATAGCTCGCTCCGCTTCCTCCTCCTTCCGCTCCGCCATACGGTCCAAGCGGCCATTCCCTTCCCTGAGTCCCTCCTTTCTCGCCTTCACCGCCTCTGCTCCTCTCCGCTCTCTGGGGTTAGGCCTTCGTGGACCCAATCCGTCCTTCTGCAAACCCTTCTCCTCCCAATGGTCCTCAGCTGCCGAGGCCGCCGAGGACCCCGCTGACTCCTCGGACGACACCGTCGAGGAGTTGCTTAACCGAGGAGAGGACCGCATCCACCAGCTGATGAAGATGGAACGAAGGTCCGAACCCGAGGGCGGCAGCCACCGCGGCCGGTGGTTCCCTTACCGCGACCTCTTCAAATCCGGGAACGCGGCACTCGGGAGCCGCGAGGTGATAGCGGCGCTTGACCCCTACATCCTGGACGCTAGGAAGGAGAGGATCCGTAGGGCGGTTGAGAACCGGAGCTATTCCGTGTGCTTGGTGGTCGAAGGGCTTACGGATTTTGGGAACGTCTCGGCGGCGTTCCGGTCGGCGGATGCGCTTGGAATCCAGTCGGTTCATGTTATTTCAAAGGACAGCAGGAAAAG GTATCGAGACAATCGCCATGTTAGCATGGGTGCTGAGAAATGGTTGGACATTGAGCTCTGGAATTCACCTACGGATTGCTTTATAGCTTTGAAAAATCGTGGTTATCGAATTGTGGCAACTCATTTGGGGATTCATGCG GCTTCCATCTATGAGATGGATTGGTCACTTCCAGTCGCAATAGTTGTTGGAAATGAACACAT GGGTATAACTGAAGAGGCTTTGCAGCTATCTGACATGCACTGTAGCATTCCAATGAAAGGAATGGTTGATTCTTTCAATGTTTCAGTTGCAGCAGGCATACTCATGCACCATGCTGTTTGTGATAGAATTTCTCGTCTG GGTTGCCATGGGGATTTGACATCTGAGGAAAGTCAGATTCTGCAAGCAGAATTTTATTTGCGCCACAGAGAAACTACCATTGGGATTGTTCATGAGTATGCAAAAAGGATGGAAGGGCTCCTAGGCAAGAAATGA
- the LOC103992909 gene encoding uncharacterized protein LOC103992909 isoform X3 — MRTSTLIARSASSSFRSAIRSKRPFPSLSPSFLAFTASAPLRSLGLGLRGPNPSFCKPFSSQWSSAAEAAEDPADSSDDTVEELLNRGEDRIHQLMKMERRSEPEGGSHRGRWFPYRDLFKSGNAALGSREVIAALDPYILDARKERIRRAVENRSYSVCLVVEGLTDFGNVSAAFRSADALGIQSVHVISKDSRKRYRDNRHVSMGAEKWLDIELWNSPTDCFIALKNRGYRIVATHLGIHAASIYEMDWSLPVAIVVGNEHMVAMGI, encoded by the exons ATGAGAACCTCAACCCTAATAGCTCGCTCCGCTTCCTCCTCCTTCCGCTCCGCCATACGGTCCAAGCGGCCATTCCCTTCCCTGAGTCCCTCCTTTCTCGCCTTCACCGCCTCTGCTCCTCTCCGCTCTCTGGGGTTAGGCCTTCGTGGACCCAATCCGTCCTTCTGCAAACCCTTCTCCTCCCAATGGTCCTCAGCTGCCGAGGCCGCCGAGGACCCCGCTGACTCCTCGGACGACACCGTCGAGGAGTTGCTTAACCGAGGAGAGGACCGCATCCACCAGCTGATGAAGATGGAACGAAGGTCCGAACCCGAGGGCGGCAGCCACCGCGGCCGGTGGTTCCCTTACCGCGACCTCTTCAAATCCGGGAACGCGGCACTCGGGAGCCGCGAGGTGATAGCGGCGCTTGACCCCTACATCCTGGACGCTAGGAAGGAGAGGATCCGTAGGGCGGTTGAGAACCGGAGCTATTCCGTGTGCTTGGTGGTCGAAGGGCTTACGGATTTTGGGAACGTCTCGGCGGCGTTCCGGTCGGCGGATGCGCTTGGAATCCAGTCGGTTCATGTTATTTCAAAGGACAGCAGGAAAAG GTATCGAGACAATCGCCATGTTAGCATGGGTGCTGAGAAATGGTTGGACATTGAGCTCTGGAATTCACCTACGGATTGCTTTATAGCTTTGAAAAATCGTGGTTATCGAATTGTGGCAACTCATTTGGGGATTCATGCG GCTTCCATCTATGAGATGGATTGGTCACTTCCAGTCGCAATAGTTGTTGGAAATGAACACAT GGTTGCCATGGGGATTTGA
- the LOC135617963 gene encoding nodulin-related protein 2-like, producing MKEASWIISVAVFHTKLGLIYTHHPLEEEPSLTHHLSSSLSQLQTFNLRLSSPQTPSQITSRQPIDLMDTDHGDNSGKHSSQSHKAHPKPTQLLSSAKVVADAAKSALHHETDKIDKAKVAGAAGDILGAASHYAKLEEGKLGKYVGQAENYLHQYHSSHSAHSSTTSAAAHSLSTHSTGEAHHGGGGGGLEDYMKMAQGFLKKR from the coding sequence ATGAAAGAAGCTTCTTGGATCATCTCCGTCGCTGTCTTCCACACAAAGTTAGGATTGATATATACACATCACCCATTGGAGGAAGAACCATCACTAACTCACCATCTCTCATCCTCTCTCAGCCAACTCCAAACTTTCAATCTTCGCCTCTCCTCACCACAAACTCCATCTCAAATTACTTCTCGACAGCCGATCGATCTCATGGATACCGATCATGGCGACAACAGCGGCAAACACAGCTCTCAGAGCCACAAGGCTCACCCAAAACCAACCCAGCTCCTCTCCAGTGCCAAAGTAGTGGCCGACGCGGCCAAGTCTGCGCTCCACCACGAGACCGACAAGATCGACAAGGCCAAGGTCGCCGGCGCCGCCGGCGACATCCTCGGCGCGGCTTCTCACTACGCGAAGCTCGAGGAAGGGAAGCTGGGGAAGTACGTCGGGCAAGCGGAGAATTACCTCCACCAGTACCACTCATCCCATTCCGCCcactcctccaccacctccgcgGCCGCCCATTCTTTGTCGACCCACTCCACCGGCGAGGCTCatcacggcggcggcggcggcggcctggAGGACTACATGAAGATGGCGCAAGGCTTCTTGAAGAAGCGTTGA
- the LOC135580900 gene encoding uncharacterized protein LOC135580900: MWSFASRAIAGKLGSKNFCSRSSNPNPDRSDDEVSSCMRKEEGLECPICWESFNIVENVPYVLWCGHTLCKSCVMGLQWAAVKIPTLPIQLPFFISCPWCNLSSFRLVYNGNLMFPWKNYFLLWMVESMNGDRLKSQSSIHGERRPVWTSSSNVMGGSHASYQHIQRSPHTHTEHSNSCQFHVHLVGNYFSTEWIHASFRKSLACFIQLTAKFPLVIIFLLIVLYAIPASAVILALCILITVLFGLPSFLMLYFAYPGLDWLVREIFT; this comes from the coding sequence ATGTGGAGTTTTGCATCACGTGCCATTGCTGGAAAACTAGGCTCAAAGAATTTCTGTTCAAGGAGTAGCAACCCAAATCCTGATCGTTCTGATGATGAGGTTTCTTCATGCATGAGGAAGGAAGAAGGTTTGGAATGCCCAATCTGCTGGGAGTCATTTAACATTGTTGAGAATGTGCCTTACGTCTTATGGTGTGGTCACACTCTATGCAAGAGTTGTGTTATGGGGCTTCAGTGGGCTGCAGTTAAAATCCCAACCTTGCCAATCCAGCTTCCCTTCTTCATATCCTGCCCATGGTGTAATCTCTCATCTTTCCGGCTGGTCTACAATGGTAATCTCATGTTTCCCTGGAAAAACTATTTCTTGCTGTGGATGGTTGAGAGCATGAATGGTGATAGGCTGAAATCTCAGTCCTCAATCCATGGGGAACGCCGACCTGTATGGACTTCCAGTAGCAATGTGATGGGGGGAAGTCATGCTTCTTACCAGCACATACAAAGATCTCCACACACGCATACAGAACACTCCAACTCTTGCCAATTTCATGTGCATCTTGTAGGTAACTACTTCAGCACCGAGTGGATTCATGCTTCTTTCCGCAAGTCTCTGGCTTGTTTTATACAATTAACTGCCAAGTTCCCCCTTGTAATAATTTTCCTTCTCATAGTCCTTTATGCCATTCCTGCCAGTGCTGTCATCTTAGCCCTTTGTATCCTAATCACTGTCTTGTTTGGGTTGCCCTCCTTTTTGATGCTATACTTTGCATACCCTGGCTTGGATTGGCTTGTTAGAGAAATATTCACTTGA
- the LOC135617965 gene encoding uncharacterized protein LOC135617965, whose translation MDKYVISVNPGIVEPKGGTRRYSTGGMIVRGSVSPSNGDEKSLPHYLRAPKSSCHDYCKYGRTHDFEAKTKEPVLHKLGKKSHHEDPHQMNYSNSEGRRKSPAIKMKSSSQVKPKVTKQKALPQLKESRLVEEPVSLSLQCPSASHKSNTAVDQVTLSRSLENEQIKNSVINKKSEPKISSHTKDLCHKPKFADQHPSPVYENEAHPIVAKILKKTPTRSKIKPVMHQRFKQRPLVPSKVVDTSSKPAKPLKTNKTPAARLESPLTASLGLNDSRNEGCKVSNSQGKMKMVEKKILKPQVPSLSAKPADDGVLSLKSRTYRHRKKQTIMKNQETGTAKPDKENDEEKAIYVIEAKAESVGSDGSQLILPNVENVNFVTTTQESWKPENDNLDSVQHNSPKSKCVDLYFPEQKSPKAETVDLNCLHQILKDDRSSQSVSSDKEDTEESESSCTESTGSESETEEIKSSSDSKSLRSEMRPKQPPSFDPEDNHSLPYKLRFRRGKVIESQPESNGPRRLTFRRGRVVAVNGNGGHVRRKSFRRIVIDDEALKDPDHEAPTIVLRHQDMQEKKDAQGLFNNVIEETASKLVESRKSKVKALVGAFETVISLQDKKPASAI comes from the coding sequence ATGGACAAGTATGTGATCTCAGTAAATCCAGGGATTGTTGAACCTAAAGGAGGAACGAGAAGATATTCAACTGGTGGAATGATTGTTAGAGGTTCAGTATCTCCTTCGAACGGTGATGAAAAATCTCTCCCTCATTACCTCAGAGCACCTAAAAGCTCTTGTCATGATTATTGCAAGTATGGAAGGACGCATGATTTTGAAGCTAAGACTAAGGAACCAGTTCTTCATAAGTTGGGTAAAAAATCGCACCATGAAGATCCACATCAGATGAACTACTCGAATTCAGAAGGCAGAAGAAAGAGTCCTGCTATTAAGATGAAATCATCATCCCAAGTTAAACCAAAAGTCACCAAGCAGAAAGCTTTGCCACAATTGAAGGAATCCAGATTGGTGGAGGAACCAGTCAGCTTAAGTTTGCAGTGTCCATCAGCGTCCCATAAAAGCAACACGGCTGTTGATCAGGTAACTCTTTCAAGGTCCTTGGAGAATGAGCAGATAAAAAATTCagtaattaataaaaaaagtgaACCAAAGATTTCATCTCACACAAAAGATTTGTGTCACAAGCCTAAGTTTGCTGATCAGCATCCATCTCCAGTCTATGAAAATGAAGCACATCCTATTGTAGCAAAGATTCTTAAGAAAACACCGACAAGAAGCAAAATTAAACCTGTTATGCACCAAAGATTTAAGCAAAGGCCTTTGGTGCCATCCAAGGTGGTAGATACTTCTTCGAAGCCTGCAAAGCCGCTGAAGACAAATAAGACTCCAGCAGCACGGCTTGAATCTCCACTGACTGCTTCACTGGGCTTAAATGATAGCAGAAATGAGGGATGCAAGGTAAGTAACAGTCAAGGAAAGATGAAGATGGTAGAAAAGAAAATATTGAAACCACAAGTGCCTTCTCTATCTGCTAAGCCTGCCGACGATGGTGTCTTGAGCTTGAAGTCTAGGACATATCGCCATCGGAAGAAGCAAACTATCATGAAGAACCAAGAAACTGGAACGGCCAAACCTGATAAAGAAAACGATGAGGAAAAAGCAATTTATGTTATTGAGGCAAAAGCAGAGAGTGTTGGCTCAGATGGCTCACAACTGATATTGCCGAATGTGGAAAATGTGAATTTTGTTACCACGACACAGGAATCCTGGAAGCCAGAGAATGACAATCTAGATTCTGTACAGCATAATTCTCCAAAATCAAAATGTGTTGACTTGTATTTCCCAGAGCAAAAATCACCAAAGGCAGAGACTGTTGATTTGAATTGCCTTCATCAGATACTTAAAGATGATCGGTCATCCCAATCTGTGTCATCTGATAAGGAAGACACTGAAGAATCTGAGTCTTCTTGTACTGAATCAACTGGATCGGAGTCTGAAACTGAGGAAATAAAAAGCAGCAGCGACAGTAAATCTTTAAGGTCTGAAATGAGGCCAAAACAACCTCCTAGTTTTGATCCCGAAGACAACCATTCCTTGCCTTACAAGTTAAGGTTCAGAAGAGGTAAAGTTATTGAGAGCCAACCTGAAAGCAATGGCCCAAGAAGGCTTACATTCCGAAGAGGGAGAGTTGTGGCCGTGAATGGTAATGGTGGTCATGTCAGAAGGAAAAGCTTTCGGAGGATTGTAATTGATGATGAAGCTCTGAAGGATCCTGATCATGAAGCTCCAACCATTGTGCTGAGACATCAAGATATGCAAGAGAAGAAAGACGCCCAAGGTCTATTCAATAACGTGATCGAAGAAACTGCAAGCAAACTTGTTGAGAGCAGAAAGAGCAAGGTGAAAGCTCTGGTGGGTGCTTTTGAGACTGTGATCTCTCTCCAAGACAAGAAACCAGCATCTGCAATATGA